The following proteins are encoded in a genomic region of Montipora foliosa isolate CH-2021 chromosome 8, ASM3666993v2, whole genome shotgun sequence:
- the LOC138013263 gene encoding uncharacterized protein: MKAELNEFSAKIAPLCSIPEVGFNEEGIAKHIQDFCNEQRRYLKLKRFKSASSEDNEVDLNDQPKKKKIHRKSASCESEGQPTKIKTKPKVDENKDNDRDDFDDTQSTLSLDTTESDKESSGDDNVCSSQMPKEVSSGLRLPALCTYNLKACQVIFKAVFGKAQVNREDVVKVLKKKFIVKQDRLTSLTMTQLMEVLAKKLVNQKYCSIKDGPETNITNLRMDDITVHKEIAL, translated from the exons ATGAAGGCAGAACTAAATGAGTTCTCAGCAAAAATAGCACCACTTTGCAGTATCCCAGAGGTTGGATTCAATGAGGAGGGAATAGCAAAGCACATCCAAGATTTCTGTAATGAGCAGAGACGTTATCTCAAGTTGAAACGCTTTAAG TCTGCTAGTTCTGAAGACAATGAAGTAGATCTAAATGACCAgcctaaaaagaaaaagattcatCGAAAG TCTGCCAGCTGTGAATCAGAGGGCCAGCCCACAAAGATAAAGACCAAGCCAAAG GTGGATGAAAATAAAGATAATGACAGAGATGATTTTGATGATACACAATCAACACTTTCACTAGACACTACTGAAAGTGATAAGGAATCCTCAGGTGATGATAACGTGTGTAGCTCCCAGATGCCAAAAGAGGTTTCTTCAGGGCTGAGACTTCCTGCTCTATGTACATATAATCTAAAGGCTTGTCAGGTGATCTTCAAAGCAGTTTTTGGCAAAGCACAAGTTAACAGGGAGGATGTTGTGAAAGTCCTCAAAAAGAAGTTTATTGTAAAGCAAGACAGACTTACATCATTAACAATGACCCAGCTGATGGAGGTATTAGCTAAGAAACTTGTAAACCAGAAATACTGTTCCATCAAGGATGGGCCAGAGACAAACATTACAAACCTGAGAATGGATGACATCACAGTGCACAAAGAAATTGCTCTCTAG